From the Musa acuminata AAA Group cultivar baxijiao chromosome BXJ3-7, Cavendish_Baxijiao_AAA, whole genome shotgun sequence genome, one window contains:
- the LOC135643674 gene encoding glycine-rich RNA-binding protein GRP1A-like — translation MAASDVEYRCFVGGLAWSTDDVSLERAFSAYGEIVDSKIINDRETGRSRGFGFVTFRDEQSMRDAIEGMNGQILDGRSITVNEAQNRRNGGGGGGFRSGGGGGYGGGGYGGGGGGRRDGGGYSRGGGGGGYGRERGYGDGGSRFSRGGDDGNWRN, via the exons ATGGCGGCTTCTGATGTCGAGTACCGCTGCTTCGTCGGCGGCCTTGCCTGGTCCACCGATGACGTCTCCCTCGAGCGAGCCTTCAGTGCTTACGGCGAGATCGTCGATTCCAAG ATCATCAACGACCGGGAGACGGGGAGGTCGAGGGGCTTCGGGTTCGTCACCTTCCGGGACGAGCAATCGATGAGGGATGCCATCGAGGGGATGAACGGTCAGATCCTTGACGGGAGAAGTATCACGGTCAACGAAGCCCAGAACCGCCGAaacggcggcggaggcggaggcttCCGTAGCGGCGGAGGCGGTGGGTACGGCGGTGGTGGGtacggcggtggcggtggcggtcgcCGTGACGGAGGTGGGTACAGCCGAGGTGGCGGCGGAGGTGGTTACGGGCGAGAACGCGGTTATGGCGACGGCGGATCCCGCTTCTCGAGGGGCGGTGACGACGGCAACTGGAGGAACTGA
- the LOC135643675 gene encoding uncharacterized protein LOC135643675, which translates to MRYACQLKLFLRGGKLRLVSWSERMGSTEELPEQPASSPCWKKKAPDAGFLANVKDHLDQFVGTSMDQHRICLKKTIRGVGDFVKLRKQGKVSSSSSSSSSSSKVVTESISAAENTETTGDSP; encoded by the exons ATGCGTTATGCCTGTCAACTAAAGCTGTTCCTTCGCGGGGGAAAGCTGCGCTTGGTTTCGTGGTCTGAGAGGATGGGGTCGACGGAGGAGTTGCCTGAACAGCCCGCCTCGTCGCCGTGTTGGAAGAAGAAGGCGCCCGACGCTGGTTTCTTGGCCAACGTCAAGGACCACCTCGATCAATTCGTCGGGACTTCCATGGATCAACACAGGATCTGCCTCAAGAAGACCATCAGAGGTGTGGGGGACTTCGTCAAGCTTAGGAAGCAAGGCAAG gtttcttcttcctcctcctcctcgtcgtcgtcgtcgaaggTTGTCACCGAGAGCATTTCTGCTGCTGAGAACACAGAGACGACGGGAGATTCGCCATAG
- the LOC135642352 gene encoding FIP1[V]-like protein, protein MEDDDEFGELYTDVLYPVAVAAPLPPSQPQPQSSSSASSLRGRPDPLRFAEEDDSEGGDKDGDKEGLLFDASRADPAVEPPSTAHQALSSGAAAAAAAEDDGEDDWMLGRAPPAVDPPDNWDDEDDAVSSRPAVGGDGDPRVLEDAEKEARVSGIPDRDGEIGESERSAAPEEPEEDGDRLFVGGVGENLGDLDQVPLIPGLSAGPAPSGPLVGMNSEMGKLSQSEDYDSDSEDDLQIVLNDSNHGPPGAERSNIVEFDEEDDEDGEEDLVIVTDEDQHHHLPAMEVQDWGEETLQPTGDGERKEMVDAAKGIGATGTAPGARIGYNNHGIHTQHHSMYKYIRPGAAPLPGDPAAGALGPPGAARPSLVSGPTAGHGRGDWRPASGRGIPSAPKSYHTNFGFPGWANGSARASGGGLDFTLPSHKTIFDVDIESFEEKPWKHPGVDISDFFNFGLDEDKWKDYCKRLDQLRLESTMQSKIRVYESGRSEQEYDPDLPPELAAAAGHDISANCGHVKADDEEIKFTGQGRGPAVMRAPLPTGRAIQVEGGYGERLPSIDTRPPRIRDSDAVIEIVLQDSFDDPKMYSCTPEQLERDVEGDCGRSFHKDEKDDRNTVSGYMNRIPHTSSTRDKEMIKRVPFAKEKDELLPLPSDSSAEYRRDSRTRSPVSAVDGASGIHQGGRLLKGSSSRKLSRAREQSADSIPSRSAHSSRNGDQQKETLLDSTEVNQNSQTLPAVADDTTRELGVEEQYHDQDEKLALVDSVEIEGDDVTSDFHISSETGGDDNLIHPGKKQKICSRVEQPAVQDRGYEDELQPPTSDNSREKSGSSKDCIRQAENGEVIQEGHSSPTGDLKKSQKEDEHNLHAKDEDGLDARQQREKNQIVSKGREDASISSQNLLRGRSYDRRKESESSTSSWQRRESNMHGRRSKDEDIRWENNEEMSRHQSKLRTIDRNQKDEDQSRKHVEGGEWRGHTRDEVLRQRERDDLLMSRRENMDNPLIKRKRDEEYLRGKADKVDTSHGHRDREDSGRRKRERDDGLHHKREVDTRMRDKADDHLSSKPKDDSWRHRERDERQRLKPHEVMHREREEGRVTVRSGRVTEDKPVGGNGRNRDELKPISYDKDYQEKERRRHTELSRRDRAREDNMSQNKGRGDTSLHDKHSNADGRSSRHEKLNTYVDHPPSADGQQMYREKHRENTSKAKDVKSHDQNNQRLGKRKHDDRHNSHKNEKVYIKESDEQESNNTSSMTLSKKNSHQIHEQREATQQHTTVKKQGEDDPVSDDENQGNRRGRSKLERWTSHKERDYDAINNSQTLSASSRGKKIEGNAVNVAKEDELVKTELSNNAGELDVKGADGGQVSVKMVDDQDRHLDTVAKLKRRSERFKLPMPREKEITSNKKMENEVQLSNNEAGLDSEVKPERPARKRRWTGS, encoded by the exons ATGGAGGATGACGACGAGTTCGGCGAGCTCTACACCGACGTCCTCTACCCCGTCGCGGTCGCTGCGCCTCTGCcgccgtcgcagccgcagccgcagtctTCGTCCTCCGCGTCATCCCTCCGAGGTCGACCCGATCCCCTCCGTTTCGCTGAGGAAGACGATTCTGAAGGCGGCGACAAGGATGGCGACAAGGAAGGGCTCTTGTTCGACGCCTCTCGCGCCGACCCTGCCGTCGAACCCCCCTCGACGGCCCATCAAGCCCTatcttcgggcgccgccgccgccgccgccgctgaagACGACGGTGAGGATGATTGGATGCTCGGCCGCGCGCCTCCGGCCGTGGATCCACCAGATAATTGGGATGACGAGGACGACGCCGTCTCATCGCGCCCGGCGGTGGGCGGAGATGGCGACCCTAGGGTTTTGGAGGATGCCGAGAAGGAAGCTAGGGTTTCGGGGATTCCTGATCGGGATGGTGAAATCGGTGAGTCGGAGAGGTCTGCAGCCCCGGAAGAGCCGGAAGAGGACGGGGATCGGTTGTTTGTAGGTGGAGTAGGTGAGAATTTGGGCGATCTGGATCAAGTTCCGCTCATTCCTGGACTCTCAGCTGGACCAGCCCCTTCTGGACCTCTTGTTGGCATGAACAGCGAGATGGGGAAGCTTTCACAAAGTGAGGATTATGATAGTGATAGTGAAGATGATCTTCAGATCGTGCTCAACGATAGCAATCATGGACCGCCTGGTGCCGAGAGGAGTAATATAGTTGAGTTTGATGAAGAGGATGATGAAGATGGAGAAGAGGATTTGGTTATTGTCACTGATGAGGACCAGCATCACCACCTTCCAGCTATGGAGGTGCAAGACTGGGGTGAGGAGACTCTTCAGCCAACTGGGGACGGGGAAAGAAAAGAGATGGTAGATGCGGCTAAAGGGATTGGTGCTACTGGAACTGCACCGGGGGCAAGAATTGGGTACAACAATCATGGGATTCACACACAACATCATTCAATGTACAAG TACATTAGACCTGGTGCTGCACCTTTACCTGGGGATCCAGCTGCTGGCGCATTAGGCCCGCCAGGTGCTGCTCGCCCTTCTCTTGTCTCAGGTCCTACAGCTGGTCATGGAAGAGGTGACTGGAGGCCTGCTAGCGGTAGGGGGATTCCAAGTGCCCCCAAAAGCTACCACACAAACTTTGGATTCCCTGGTTGGGCCAATGGTTCAGCCCGTGCCAGTGGCGGTGGACTGGATTTCACCCTACCTTCACACAA GACGATCTTTGATGTTGACATAGAGAGTTTTGAGGAAAAACCATGGAAACATCCTGGAGTTGATATTTCAGATTTCTTTAATTTTGGATTAGATGAAGACAAGTGGAAGGATTATTGCAAGCGACTG GATCAACTTCGTTTGGAGTCAACCATGCAAAGCAAGATTCGTGTATATGAGAGTGGCCGGTCGGAGCAG GAGTATGATCCAGATTTACCTCCTGAGTTGGCAGCTGCAGCAGGCCATGATATCTCTGCAAATTGTGGACATGTAAAAGCAGATGATGAAGAAATAAAATTTACTGGCCAAGGAAGAGGACCTGCAGTTATGAGGGCGCCATTA CCAACTGGAAGAGCGATACAGGTTGAGGGTGGTTATGGTGAACGCCTGCCCTCTATTGACACCAGGCCTCCTCGCATCCGTGATTCAGATGCTGTTATAGAG ATTGTGTTGCAGGACTCTTTTGATGACCCAAAAATGTACAGTTGTACGCCGGAGCAATTAGAGAGGGATGTTGAAGGAGATTGTGGTCGAAGTTTTCATAAAGACGAAAAGGATGACAGGAATACTGTATCAGGATATATGAATCGCATTCCGCATACTTCCAGCACTAGGGACAAGGAAATGATCAAGAGAGTCCCCTTTGCGAAGGAAAAAGATGAGTTATTGCCCTTGCCTTCAGATTCATCTGCTGAATACCGTCGAGATTCTAGAACAAGGAGTCCTGTATCTGCTGTTGATGGAGCATCTGGGATACATCAAGGGGGAAG ATTGCTGAAAGGATCTTCATCTAGAAAGCTCTCAAGGGCTCGTGAACAATCTGCCGATAGCATCCCTAGCCGCAGTGCTCATTCGAGCAGGAATGGTGATCAGCAAAAGGAAACACTGTTAGATAGCACTGAAGTCAATCAGAATTCTCAAACATTACCTGCTGTTGCTGATGATACTACAAGAGAGCTTGGTGTTGAAGAACAATATCATGATCAGGACGAAAAGCTTGCACTGGTTGATAGTGTGGAAATTGAAGGGGATGACGTAACATCAGACTTTCATATTTCTAGTGAGACTGGTGGTGATGATAATTTAATTCACCCTGGCAAGAAGCAAAAGATTTGCTCACGGGTTGAGCAACCTGCAGTGCAGGATAGAGGCTACGAGGATGAGTTGCAGCCTCCAACTAGTGACAACAGTAGAGAAAAGTCTGGGAGTAGCAAGGATTGTATTAGGCAGGCTGAAAATGGTGAAGTTATACAAGAAGGACATTCAAGTCCGACGGGTGACTTGAAAAAGTCCCAGAAGGAAGATGAGCATAACTTGCATGCAAAAGATGAAGATGGTCTGGATGCCAGACAACAGAGAGAAAAGAATCAGATTGTTTCCAAAGGAAGGGAAGATGCATCTATTTCTTCTCAAAACCTTCTTCGAGGTAGAAGTTACGACAGGAGAAAGGAATCAGAATCTTCTACCAGTTCATGGCAAAGAAGAGAGTCTAACATGCATGGTAGACGATCCAAAGATGAAGACATAAGGTGGGAAAACAATGAGGAAATGTCAAGGCACCAGAGTAAGTTAAGGACAATTGACAGGAATCAGAAAGATGAAGATCAGTCGAGAAAGCATGTAGAAGGTGGCGAATGGAGAGGCCACACTAGAGATGAAGTCTTAAGGCAGAGGGAGAGGGATGATCTATTGATGAGCCGCCGTGAGAATATGGATAATCCTCTTATAAAGAGAAAAAGGGATGAAGAATATCTGAGAGGAAAAGCTGACAAGGTAGATACTTCACATGGTCATAGGGATAGGGAAGATTCTGGACGTAGGAAACGAGAAAGGGATGATGGCTTACATCACAAGAGAGAGGTTGACACTAGAATGAGAGATAAGGCTGATGATCACCTATCTTCCAAGCCTAAAGATGATAGCTGGCGCCATAGGGAAAGAGATGAAAGGCAGCGACTTAAACCTCATGAAGTGATGCATCGGGAAAGAGAAGAAGGGCGGGTAACTGTAAGGAGTGGACGAGTTACGGAAGATAAACCAGTGGGTGGTAATGGTAGGAACAGGGATGAATTAAAACCTATTAGTTACGATAAAGATTatcaagagaaagaaagaaggcgTCACACTGAGCTTTCAAGGAGAGATCGTGCTAGGGAAGATAATATGTCACAAAATAAAGGACGTGGAGATACATCTTTGCATGACAAACATTCAAATGCTGATGGAAGAAGTTCTAGGCATGAAAAGCTAAATACATATGTTGATCACCCTCCTAGTGCTGATGGCCAACAGATGTACAGGGAAAAACATAGGGAAAATACAAGTAAAGCTAAAGATGTTAAATCTCACGATCAGAATAATCAGCGCCTTGGCAAGAGAAAGCATGATGACCGCCACAACTCTCACAAAAATGAGAAG GTCTATATTAAAGAGTCAGATGAGCAGGAAAGCAACAATACATCTTCCATGACTCTCTCCAAGAAGAATTCCCACCAAATCCATGAACAACGCGAGGCCACTCAACAGCATACCACtgtgaagaaacaaggagaagatGATCCCGTCTCAGATGATGAGAACCAGGGTAATAGGAGGGGACGTTCTAAATTGGAGCGCTGGACCAGCCACAAAGAGAGGGATTATGATGCCATCAACAACTCTCAGACATTATCTGCTTCCTCAAGGGGCAAGAAGATTGAAGGCAATGCTGTTAATGTAGCAAAGGAAGATGAATTAGTGAAGACTGAGCTTAGTAATAATGCTGGTGAATTAGATGTCAAGGGTGCTGATGGAGGACAGGTTTCTGTTAAGATGGTGGACGACCAGGATCGCCACCTAGATACTGTGGCTAAGCTTAAGAGACGAAGTGAGCGCTTCAAACTTCCTATGCCACGGGAAAAGGAGATTACTTCAAACAAAAAAATGGAAAACGAAGTGCAGTTATCCAACAACGAAGCTGGTCTTGATTCAGAGGTAAAGCCCGAGCGACCAGCCAGGAAAAGAAGGTGGACTGGTAGCTGA
- the LOC135642542 gene encoding L-galactose dehydrogenase-like: MATLERRELGNTGFKLSCLGFGASPLGNVFGDVSPADALASVRLALRHGINFFDTSPYYGDTVSETVLGNCLHELNVPREEIVVSTKCGRYIDGFDFSAERVTRSIDESLARLKLDYVDILHCHDIEFGSLDQIVNETIPALQKIRETGKARFIGITGLPLEIFTYVLDRTPPGSVDVILSYCHYSINDSALIDLLPYLKSKGVGVISASPLAMGLLTDYGPPEWHPASLELKDACRDAAAHCKEKGKNISKVALQYSLMNKEIATILVGMNSPKQVEENVTAALGLSSLGIDQELLHEVETILEPVKNQTWPSGIQ; this comes from the exons ATGGCGACGCTGGAGCGACGGGAGCTCGGGAACACCGGCTTCAAGCTCAGCTGCCTCGGCTTCGGCGCCTCCCCCCTCGGCAACGTCTTCGGCGACGTCTCCCCCGCTGACGCCCTCGCCTCCGTCCGCCTTGCACTCCGACATGGCATCAATTTCTTCGACACCTCCCC GTATTATGGGGATACGGTCTCGGAGACGGTGCTCGGGAACTGCCTCCACGAGTTGAACGTGCCGAGGGAGGAGATCGTCGTCTCCACCAAGTGCGGCCGCTACATCGATGGCTTCGATTTTAGCGCGGAGAGGGTGACCAGGAGCATCGATGAGAGCCTCGCCAGGTTGAAGTTGGATTACGTCGATATCCTCCACTGCCATGACATCGAGTTTGGCTCCCTCGATCAG ATTGTGAACGAGACAATTCCTGCATTACAAAAGATAAGGGAGACTGGAAAGGCTAGATTTATTGGAATAACAGGTCTACCTCTAGAGATCTTCACTTATGTTCTTGATCGCACACCGCCGGGTTCAGTTGATGTTATTCTTTCATATTGTCATTACAGTATTAATGACTCAGCCCTGATAGATTTGCTACCATATTTGAAAAGCAAGGGTGTTGGTGTGATCAGTGCCTCACCACTTGCAATGGGCCTCCTCACGGATTATGGTCCGCCGGAGTGGCATCCTGCTTCATTAGAACTCAAG GATGCCTGCAGAGATGCAGCTGCGCATTGTAAGGAAAAAGGGAAGAACATATCTAAGGTAGCTCTACAGTACAGCTTGATGAATAAAGAAATTGCTACCATACTGGTTGGTATGAACTCTCCTAAGCAG GTTGAGGAAAATGTTACTGCTGCACTTGGATTATCAAGTCTGGGAATCGATCAGGAGCTTTTACATGAGGTTGAAACTATTTTAGAGCCTGTCAAAAATCAGACATGGCCAAGTGGCATCCAATGA
- the LOC135642978 gene encoding transcription factor bHLH25-like, which yields MEAPAAEWYSDAGMGGNFFDQWDVIDQLTAQEIAAALEQDLQRSFSSESYNSLPADQPPASAERPKKTLKAGSWSSCTTEQNSALVPNASSPSILSFGNPDSPSDQNNIYGGLVRVVKPKKEMDALVHHGSKRNYEATVGQGSKGVNTGTRSTYHKEHIIAERKRREKLSQRFIALSAIVPGLKKMDKASVLGDAIMYLKQLEEKVKILEDQAAKRTVESAVLVKKSQLCDIPPPH from the exons ATGGAAGCACCAGCTGCGGAATGGTATTCTGATGCG GGAATGGGTGGCAATTTCTTCGACCAGTGGGACGTGATAGATCAGCTCACTGCACAAGAAATTGCAGCGGCTCTCGAGCAAGACTTGCAGCGATCCTTCTCCTCGGAGAGCTACAACTCCTTACCTGCGGACCAGCCACCGGCGAGCGCCGAAAGGCCAAAGAAGACCCTCAAGGCTGGTAGCTGGAGTTCCTGCACCACCGAGCAGAACTCGGCTCTGGTACCCAACGCCTCGTCTCCaagcatcctctccttcggcaaccCGGACTCGCCGAGCGACCAGAACAACATATACGGGGGTCTCGTCAGGGTGGTGAAGCCGAAGAAGGAGATGGATGCTTTGGTGCATCACGGATCCAAGAGGAACTACGAAGCCACGGTTGGGCAGGGATCCAAAGGTGTCAACACGGGGACAAGGTCAACGTATCACAAGGAACACATCATCGCCGAGAGGAAGCGAAGGGAGAAGCTCAGCcagagattcatagctttatcagCCATCGTTCCCGGCCTGAAGAAG ATGGACAAGGCTTCTGTTCTCGGCGATGCTATCATGTATTTGAAGCAACTCGAAGAAAAGGTGAAGATCCTGGAAGACCAGGCCGCAAAGAGGACCGTTGAGTCTGCAGTTCTCGTCAAGAAATCTCAGCTCTGTGATATACCACCACCACATTAG
- the LOC103993125 gene encoding uncharacterized protein LOC103993125 encodes MSTADHRTADGSTTPRRGRVCFSFAAYAKSVVAHLCSSGVPVVPGLSDAEFAAVESAYGFDFPPDLRSILCEGLPVGPGFPNWRSASSQQLRLLLDLPVAGLLHEIAAGSFWPRAWGPRPRDPQVVAAARDALHRAPPLVPVYRHYYVSTAPSLAGNPVFYVRGGHVRLAGLDLPDFFRRERPRGWAAGVPAPAWAATSARRVEVWTELAEGETTVERQRGVSPWETTVERRLGEARRRLTEGGWSDEEVREMVAAGPESDDGDRAWSSSAVNSVVPVLRDREGVSRQLQLLSLRLLRGGWSYDDVVDSMGWTRSEAAGGEVTIGPRTKEAQKHGNRG; translated from the coding sequence ATGTCGACGGCGGACCACAGGACCGCCGATGGCTCGACGACGCCCCGCCGCGGCCGCGTGTGCTTTTCCTTCGCCGCCTACGCCAAGTCCGTCGTCGCCCACCTCTGCTCCTCCGGTGTTCCTGTCGTCCCCGGCCTCTCCGACGCTGAATTCGCCGCCGTCGAATCCGCCTACGGCTTCGACTTTCCGCCCGACCTCCGCTCCATCCTCTGCGAGGGCCTTCCCGTCGGCCCCGGCTTCCCCAACTGGCGCTCCGCCTCGTCGCAGCAGCTCCGCCTCCTACTTGACCTCCCCGTTGCCGGTCTCCTCCACGAGATCGCCGCGGGGAGCTTCTGGCCTCGGGCCTGGGGCCCGCGACCCCGGGACCCTCAGGTCGTCGCAGCCGCGAGGGATGCCCTGCACCGGGCCCCGCCACTCGTCCCTGTCTACCGGCACTACTACGTGTCGACCGCCCCGAGCCTCGCGGGGAACCCGGTGTTCTATGTACGTGGCGGCCACGTCCGGCTCGCCGGGCTCGACCTCCCGGACTTCTTTCGGCGCGAGCGGCCGCGGGGGTGGGCGGCGGGGGTTCCGGCCCCCGCGTGGGCGGCCACGTCCGCAAGGAGGGTGGAAGTTTGGACGGAGCTGGCGGAAGGGGAGACGACAGTGGAGCGGCAGCGCGGCGTTTCGCCGTGGGAGACGACGGTGGAGCGGCGGCTAGGGGAGGCGAGGCGTCGGCTGACGGAAGGGGGGTGGAGCGATGAGGAGGTGAGGGAGATGGTGGCGGCGGGACCAGAGTCGGACGACGGGGACCGGGCCTGGTCCTCCTCGGCCGTGAACTCGGTGGTGCCGGTTCTGAGGGACCGGGAGGGCGTGTCGCGGCAGCTGCAGCTGCTGTCCCTGCGGCTGCTCCGCGGCGGGTGGAGCTACGACGACGTGGTCGATTCGATGGGGTGGACGCGCTCCGAGGCGGCAGGTGGTGAAGTGACGATTGGACCCCGCACAAAGGAAGCACAGAAGCATGGCAACCGCGGATGA